The Styela clava chromosome 2, kaStyClav1.hap1.2, whole genome shotgun sequence genome contains a region encoding:
- the LOC120336391 gene encoding uncharacterized protein LOC120336391, translated as MAPKKNPGEKSAKQADKAKNDKKVAKNPPSKAKLVIIGGSILLLVIACAALSITISAQPSGSIICDKIQKAKEMGIEAIEEKYNWLDVNMCRESSCTFDTDTCDAECPFGYELDANNCPVSCECVPDTQGSFQGDLQISEGEMEDYLSKFGYMDEEKEFEVFASSSVEKRTKLWNTERYMSDSTKFEVPYAFDDQMNTHLGSRTIKAAEAAIREVESRISCLKFVKHDDPQGSYILFTRRSGCWSGVGKIPFHNEISLGVGCNDPSTIKHMIYHRLGFQHEHSRPDRDNYVTINYANMKRSRRYNFKKLKAGRVRETNSQYDLKSLVHLHGMAMSNNGQPTIVEKATGQAVRGQAPDFSPEDIKELNYIYCNAESDEIAVSGGSSSGGYPSPGTYPSSSGFPSPSGYPPSGSGFPSPSGNISPSGDTPPSGSFPPTGYSSPTGYPSPSVYPSSGGYPSSGFPSPSLVGYPSPTSSSTPPADSSQWGSWGPYTPCTVTCGDGTKSSVRECPVKDDCVGVGNTKSICHKPACSSSGDSYEHNPYSPYGPSGTYGAIPVGSPPSSGPSAYVSSGTYGATPVGSPPSSGPSIYGSLGTYGATPVGSPPSSGPSIYGSSGTYGATPVGSPPSSGPSIYGSSGTYGATPVGSPPSSGPSIYGATPVGSPPSSGPSIYGATPVGSPPSSGPSAYVSSGTYGATPVGSPPYSGPSVASLFGSFSENSDEPSSSSTSSGSPSSPSSFQSYSPPASPWGSVSSKSSRMYESTSTGWGSWSPFSSCNRSCGPSWKTKKRVCNSGSECRGTASKIRFCVKPYC; from the exons ATGGCACCAAAGAAGAATCCTGGCGAAAAATCAGCCAAGCAAGCCGATAAAGCTAAAAATG ACAAAAAAGTGGCAAAGAATCCGCCATCTAAAGCGAAATTGGTCATCATAGGAGGGTCAATATTACTTTTAGTTATTGCCTGTGCAGCTTTATCAATAACAATATCAG CCCAGCCGTCAGGTTCGATCATATGCGACAAAATACAAAAAGCGAAAGAAATGGGAATCGAAGCCATAGAAGAAAAATACAATTGGTTAGATGTTAACATGTGTAGAG AAAGTTCTTGCACGTTCGATACCGACACATGTGATGCTGAATGTCCATTTGGATACGAACTAGACGCAAATAATTGTCCAGTGAGTTGCGAATGTGTTCCGGATACTCAAGGCTCGTTTCAAGGAGACTTACAAATCAGTGAGGGCGAGATGGAGGACTATTTATCA AAATTCGGTTACATGGACGAGGAAAAGGAATTTGAAGTTTTTGCCAGCTCTTCTGTTGAGAAAAGGACGAAACTTTGGAACACCGAACGATATATGTCAGATTCTACAAAGTTTGAGGTTCCATACGCGTTCGATGACCAAATga ACACACATTTGGGAAGTAGAACCATAAAAGCAGCGGAAGCAGCAATAAGAGAAGTGGAGTCAAGAATAAGTTGCCTGAAATTTGTCAAGCATGATGATCCTCAAGGATCATACATATTGTTCACCAGAAGATCGGGATGTTG GTCTGGTGTAGGAAAAATTCCCTTCCATAACGAAATATCTCTTGGCGTTGGTTGCAATGATCCTAGTACAATAAAGCATATGATATATCACAG ATTGGGATTCCAACATGAGCACTCTCGACCAGATCGTGATAATTACGTCACTATAAATTATGCAAATATGAAACGAT CTCGCAGGTACaacttcaaaaaattgaaagccGGTAGAGTGAGAGAAACCAACTCGCAATATGACTTGAAGTCACTTGTGCATCTGCATGGTATGGCGATGTCAAATAACGGACAACCAACAATAGTTGAGAAGGCAACTGGACAGGCAGTTCGTGGTCAAGCGCCAGATTTTTCCCCAGAAGATATTAAGGAACTAAATTACATTTACTGCAATGCTGAATCCGACGAAATTGCAGTTTCCGGTGGTTCATCTTCTGGTGGGTATCCTTCACCAGGAACGTACCCTTCATCCAGCGGTTTCCCATCACCTAGTGGATATCCTCCGTCTGGCAGTGGCTTCCCGTCGCCCAGCGGTAATATTTCACCTAGTGGAGATACGCCACCCAGTGGATCCTTTCCACCTACTGGATATTCTTCGCCAACCGGATATCCTTCACCCAGCGTTTATCCTTCTTCCGGTGGCTACCCTTCGAGTGGTTTTCCTTCACCATCACTTGTCGGATATCCCTCACCCACTTCGTCATCAACTCCACCTGCAGATAGCAGTCAATGGGGTTCTTGGGGGCCCTACACTCCATGTACGGTTACTTGTGGAGATGGTACCAAATCTAG cGTTCGAGAATGTCCCGTTAAAGATGATTGCGTTGGAGTGGGTAACACCAAATCAATATGTCACAAGCCTGCTTGCTCCAGCAGTGGCGATTCATATGAACATAACCCCTACTCGCCATATGGTCCATCAGGTACATATGGTGCGATACCCGTTGGTTCACCGCCTTCTAGTGGACCCTCAGCATATGTTTCATCAGGTACATATGGTGCGACACCCGTTGGTTCACCGCCTTCTAGTGGACCCTCAATATATGGTTCATTAGGTACATATGGTGCGACACCCGTTGGTTCACCGCCTTCTAGTGGACCCTCAATATATGGTTCATCAGGTACATATGGTGCGACACCCGTTGGTTCACCGCCTTCTAGTGGACCCTCAATATATGGTTCATCAGGTACATATGGTGCGACACCCGTTGGTTCACCGCCTTCTAGTGGACCCTCAATATATGGTGCGACACCCGTTGGTTCACCGCCTTCTAGTGGACCCTCAATATATGGTGCGACACCCGTTGGTTCACCGCCTTCTAGTGGACCCTCAGCATATGTTTCATCAGGTACATATGGTGCGACACCCGTTGGTTCACCACCTTATAGTGGGCCCTCGGTAGCGTCATTATTTGGATCATTTTCTGAAAATAGCGATGAACCATCATCTTCCAGTACCTCGTCTGGATCACCGTCATCTCCCTCATCGTTTCAATCATACTCACCGCCAGCTTCACCATGGGGTTCAGTAAgctcaaaatcgtcaagaatgTATGAATCCACATCAACAG GCTGGGGTTCATGGAGTCCATTTAGCAGCTGCAATAGATCATGTGGACCAAGTTGGAAAACaaa